TGATTCTGCTACCATCTATGTCAAGTTTCGAAAGGAAGATGATGGTCACTTAACAATTCAGGACTTAAAAGCGTGGAAAGATCGTCTCGCTATCAGACACGAACAGACTACTTCTTAGAAAATGTTCCTAACATCTAGACCTTGTACTTAGTAGTTTCTGATTAACAACCGAATTCTTAGGCAGTCTACTTATGCTTTCAACCGAGAATCCACTTAATTAACACTTAGGATTCCCTGGAAAGAACGTCGTGTACATGTAAAAACGATGCCAAACTTAGTTGTCGTATATACATGTAGATCTTAAGTTataagcagagttgggcattatctgtctacatatataaaataagaagtgactgactgactgactcatcaacgcccagttcaaaccgtttaacctaggaacatgaaatttggaaggtacattgttttcgtgacgtaggcgcccactaaggaaggatttttggaaatttcgtccccaagggggtgaaaaggagtaaactgtgttttcccggattccttaatatctcttaggcccgattagatatcaacttggttcttactcacaaagattgtcCACATAAGtacctaaaaatcaatttcaggattttgctctaatcaacccctaagggggtgttgaagaggggtaaaatgtgttttcatggaatccttaatatctcttaggctcgaagcgaagcgcgggtatattttgctAGGTGGGaatcaaaatttcgaataaaacgaagcttttcgagaataacgaataaaaaattattcgttattctcaaataacttcgttttattcgcaaaacttattcgaataatgcctaaCTCTGATTATAAGGGTGACACCGAGTAGCTTCTACATAATTTACAAGTTTCTATCGTCGGTCGTGTTTCATGAGACAGTATTTGCTATAAATGTTTATGAAGTCGATGCTACAGAAAGATAACTATATTTCTCCCGTTTAACCGAAGTGTATTAAAATTGTAACATAATTGTTGAGCAAAGATTCCTTTTAGGAgagatgatatatatatatgtatatatatatatatttgcgtgTAAAATTGTATATGCCTGTTTGCCCGAAATAAACGTTACACGTTGAAGCTTGCCTCATTTTTTGCGAATGTTTCTAGCTACGGAAGAAACGCTCCCACGACGATTTGAAACGTCCAATCGCAAGCTATTGCGCCAGTAGCCTTTTACGCAGAAATGAAAACACAGAAGCACGTGTGACTGCAGTTGCGCATGCGCTGGCGGGTAACGTCAGTGTGCCAGTTCCAATGGGCACGTTTTGCGTCGTTTTGGAGGTAAATTGATCGGTGAAGTTGGGCAAGCTGAACCCGTTGTTTTTACGCAGATTTTGTATTACTTTCTTAAACACGATGGGGAAACGAAAAGCCACTGATAACGCAGGAAATCCAAATCAGGATTTATGCGATTTCCTGATAGGTATGTATATACATTATTacgttttattgttttgtatTGTACTGTAGTTTATATCTTCcttcaaatttttgtaatattaaCAAGGCACGATCCCCAATCcagtaattaaagaaaaatatgaaactttgggggtaTGTAAAcaatatatatgtaggtatgtattccgcaaattttttttactcctGAAAATCCGagtgttttccgattttgtgttacaactcgcgaactataagaacctgtaagttaccaaatgatagtcctaaataaaagaagtaactttcgtctgaaaactttttttctatctcttacaattcgcgagtaataacacaaaatcggaaaattttcagacgtcgatttcaccctcttggagtgaattagagccgcaaaaaaaattgcgtaatacatacctatgtatcctttacatatccccaaagttttatatttttttgaatttctgggttggaGATCTTGCTTCGTAAGTCTCTTAGTACTCTTGAGTAATAGAATGTTCATCTTTAATTAGCTTCTAATTTTAAGTTTCGTGAAACAACTGAATgtttgttacaaatttataattacAGAATTGGCGAACTTCGAGAAGAATGTCACTAAGAATATATACAAGCACAATGCTTATCGTAAAGCCGCTGGTACGCTGAGCGGCTTGCCGGAGAGAGTGAAGAGCGGCGCCGAGGCTAAGAAGTTGCCAGGGATCGGCGAGAAGATAGCGAAGAAAATCGACGAGTTCCTTGATACTGGGAAGTTACGGAAACTGGAAGATGTATTTATTTCGAAGCGTTTGCTTGATACTGGAATGCGTTACAGTTTCTTGCTGCATCGATTCTTTAAATTTCATATCTGTTTAGATTAATAAGGACGAAGGCAACGTCGCGATTAACTTGTTAACGCGCGTGTCTGGCATTGGACCTGCGAAAGCGAAGGAACTAGTGGATGCTGGCATCAAAACTTTGGACGACTTGAGAAAGCACCAGGACAAGCTGAACCATCATCAGAAGATTGGTCTCAAGTATGATGGAATAACAGAATTGATTGTTTTCTTCTGTAGTAATGGATATTTTTCCCCAGGTATTTCGAAGATTTTGAGAAAAGAATTCCAAGGAAGGAAATCGAGCGCCTCGAAGCGATTATGAAAGACGCTATTGCAAACCTGGACGAAAAATACATTGTAACGATCTGTGGAAGTTATAGGCGTGGTAAGGAGGAAAGCGGAGACATCGATGTCTTGCTGACACATCCGGGGTACACTTCTGCACAAATGGAACTGAAGAAGAAAATTTCACTCTTAAAGAATGCTGTGGATTGCTTCAAGAAGACGAAATTGATTGTCGATACAATATCTCTTGGGGCATCAAAATTTATGGTACGCTAACGTTGCAAGTTACGTCGAGCTTTTATATCTTAGGGTTGCTTGCTTCTAGGGTGTCTGTAAATTTCCAAACGACACGAGCAAACCATTCAGGAGACTCGATGTTAGACTGGCACCTTACGATCAGTACTACTGCGCTGTTCTTTATTTTACTGGCAGTGACCTTTTCAATAAAAACATGAGGGCACACGCGTTGGAAAAGAAGTACACCTTGAACGAGTATGCTTTGAAGCGTCTTACGCCCGAGGGTACGTTAAACTGTTCCAGAAATAACGACAGTATTACGCGAGCGTACAATTTATTATAGGACTACCAGGAGAGGCAGAGGACGTCACATGCGAAGAAGATATTTTTCGTATTTTAGGGTTGCCTTACAAAGAACCGAAGGACAGAAACGCATGAACAGCGCGTGGTGGTATTTATCTATCCTGTACTTATATTTCTACGCTACTCAAGTAAGTTATCATTCTCAGGTTGAATGCTAAAACTCATTGAACGCAAAGCgtgattaaaatatttattacgtttatttataaaaaaaaataaaatataacgttTAAAGTAATCATTCAAGATGAAATCTGTTACTTTCCTATGTTTCGTTTCGTTCTCTTTATATTCTTTTACACTtaaggggcccagtggaaaaccgGCACACGCCACATGTACATAAATTTTCGTTAATTTGTTCCTGCGATGTAATGTTTAAAATAACTACAATTTCGCAGCGTGCTTCCTATAAAAATGATGTTTCTTTCAACTTGCTTCCCtgtaaaatcataaaacggcGGCATGTGCCTGCTTTCCACTGGGTCCCTCAATTAGTTTCAGACGAGCTGCAGAAACTGAGAATCACGAGAAATGTTTAGTACACAGGCAGTTTGTAGACGTTTTAATATGATAACCCCGCGTGTACTTTCTATACAGTTATAATGATGTCCTTCCGGTACAGAATGTACGCGATTATAGTCCACAGAGCTGTCGTCCATAAATTCATAGCGAGAACCGACGCGTGCGTGGGAGAAGCTATCTCCCATGCCCACGGGAATAGATGTTTCGTTAGCACGTGACCCACGTACAGAAAAATCGGATTTGTCCCTGTAACAAACGACACGTCACATTATACTACCCTTTGAAGAGTGACAGAAAATTCGTCGCGCATTTTGACGAAGCGTGGTAAGcgaagtaattaataataataatagagatgTGTGAGAATCCGAGAATGGCGGAAACCCGATCCGTACCCACCTCGGGtttccgaaaatttcgagattctCGAGAGAGTCGGGAGTCTCGAAAGTGTTGGGATTTCCGAAAATGTCAAGGACCCGTTTAATAAATAAGACATCATACATTCAACGCATCGTAAGAAAAATTGTAGAAACGTTATTGATTTTCCGAAGTACAATTATCGGTCAGTCCTAATAATACGAATTCCGACACTTTCGGGAATCCCGAAACTCTCGAGAACCCGTCCCGATCCCGAGAAAAATTCTCGTCCCGAcccgacattttcgggttctTGCACacctttaataataattaattgtcgctgcgcttcggtcatttatttataaacttttctcttcgctGCGCCAAAATGCACGACGGCCTGAATACTGTACCAGCGTAAATAAACGGCGCTCCACTCCAGAGTTGTTTATAATCGATAAGGAGGTACAGGATCGTGAATAAGAGGAAAGCAGAGCTAGAACAAGCCAGAACGAACGACAACGTCATCATCCTCTTGCTGAGTGGTATCGCTCCCCCTTGTTGCTCATAGTTGCATAGAAATCCAGCAATAATGCCCTGGAAGAAAGTAGCATTGTTTACAGGCTTCTGGAAACCTGGTGGTCTCTAGAGCTGTTTGGGTACTCGAATTCGGGTAATCCAGTTCTTCCGGGCGGCTCGAAACGATTCGGAGTACCCGGATTTTTCGGGT
The nucleotide sequence above comes from Andrena cerasifolii isolate SP2316 chromosome 2, iyAndCera1_principal, whole genome shotgun sequence. Encoded proteins:
- the LOC143366013 gene encoding DNA polymerase beta isoform X1; amino-acid sequence: MGKRKATDNAGNPNQDLCDFLIELANFEKNVTKNIYKHNAYRKAAGTLSGLPERVKSGAEAKKLPGIGEKIAKKIDEFLDTGKLRKLEDINKDEGNVAINLLTRVSGIGPAKAKELVDAGIKTLDDLRKHQDKLNHHQKIGLKYFEDFEKRIPRKEIERLEAIMKDAIANLDEKYIVTICGSYRRGKEESGDIDVLLTHPGYTSAQMELKKKISLLKNAVDCFKKTKLIVDTISLGASKFMGVCKFPNDTSKPFRRLDVRLAPYDQYYCAVLYFTGSDLFNKNMRAHALEKKYTLNEYALKRLTPEGLPGEAEDVTCEEDIFRILGLPYKEPKDRNA
- the LOC143366013 gene encoding DNA polymerase beta isoform X2, which codes for MGKRKATDNAGNPNQDLCDFLIELANFEKNVTKNIYKHNAYRKAAGTLSGLPERVKSGAEAKKLPGIGEKIAKKIDEFLDTGKLRKLEDINKDEGNVAINLLTRVSGIGPAKAKELVDAGIKTLDDLRKHQDKLNHHQKIGLKYFEDFEKRIPRKEIERLEAIMKDAIANLDEKYIVTICGSYRRGKEESGDIDVLLTHPGYTSAQMELKKKISLLKNAVDCFKKTKLIVDTISLGASKFMGVCKFPNDTSKPFRRLDVRLAPYDQYYCAVLYFTGSDLFNKNMRAHALEKKYTLNEYALKRLTPEGEAEDVTCEEDIFRILGLPYKEPKDRNA